In the genome of Halapricum salinum, one region contains:
- a CDS encoding deoxyribonuclease IV has translation MLIGAHTSISGSRVSSDEAAPPYNNISNAIFRQKQFGGNCGQIFSHSPQVWQDPNIDDDEAEKFRERSDQQGVGPWVIHSSYLVNLCTPKDDLREKSIDSMQKEVDAAEKLGIEYVNVHLGAHTGAGVEGGLDNAASALDELDIPESVTVLIESDAGSGTKLGGQFEHLAGVLDRSEQDLEICLDTAHMFAAGYDISTAEGVEDTVEEFDDVVGLDNLACIHLNDSKHECGTNKDEHAHVGEGLIGEEGMKAVINHEGLRGCPYVLETPTEDGKSFAWNVERVRELRE, from the coding sequence ATGCTGATTGGCGCACACACATCCATCTCCGGATCAAGAGTCTCATCTGACGAGGCGGCACCCCCATACAACAATATTAGCAATGCAATATTTCGACAGAAACAATTCGGTGGTAACTGCGGCCAGATCTTCAGCCACTCCCCACAGGTCTGGCAAGATCCGAACATCGATGACGACGAGGCCGAGAAATTCCGCGAGCGAAGCGACCAACAGGGTGTCGGCCCGTGGGTCATCCACTCCTCCTATCTGGTCAACCTCTGTACGCCCAAAGACGACCTCCGCGAGAAGTCCATCGACTCCATGCAGAAGGAGGTCGACGCCGCCGAAAAGTTAGGAATCGAGTACGTCAACGTCCACCTGGGCGCACACACGGGCGCGGGCGTCGAGGGCGGGCTGGACAACGCCGCCAGCGCACTCGACGAACTCGACATCCCCGAGAGCGTCACCGTCTTGATCGAGTCCGACGCCGGCAGCGGCACGAAGTTGGGTGGGCAATTCGAGCACCTCGCGGGCGTCCTCGACCGCTCCGAGCAAGATCTGGAGATCTGTCTGGACACCGCCCACATGTTCGCCGCAGGCTACGACATCTCGACCGCCGAGGGTGTCGAGGACACAGTCGAGGAGTTCGACGACGTGGTCGGCCTGGACAACCTCGCGTGTATCCACCTCAACGACTCCAAACACGAGTGTGGGACCAACAAGGACGAACACGCCCACGTCGGCGAGGGTCTCATCGGCGAGGAGGGCATGAAAGCCGTCATCAACCACGAAGGGCTGCGCGGGTGTCCGTACGTCCTCGAGACTCCGACCGAGGACGGCAAGAGTTTCGCCTGGAACGTCGAGCGCGTTCGCGAATTGCGGGAGTAG
- a CDS encoding DUF192 domain-containing protein codes for MRVVHESADGEAVLASDVDVAEGFVQTSKGLMFRSSIPDDYALVFEFDPPSGLEAKLPFTRDDAVARRFIHMLFVRFPIDVLWLQGEEVVHVKTLRSWLGVGMGKADRIIELPKGAAEDVDVGDVVRVTE; via the coding sequence ATGCGTGTCGTCCACGAGTCGGCCGACGGCGAGGCTGTCCTCGCCAGCGACGTCGACGTCGCCGAAGGATTCGTCCAGACCTCGAAGGGCCTGATGTTTCGGTCGTCGATCCCCGACGACTACGCGCTGGTCTTCGAGTTCGATCCGCCCTCGGGGCTAGAGGCGAAACTCCCATTCACCCGAGACGACGCGGTCGCGCGGCGGTTCATCCACATGCTGTTCGTCCGGTTTCCGATCGACGTCCTCTGGCTGCAGGGCGAAGAGGTCGTCCACGTCAAGACGTTACGATCCTGGCTCGGTGTCGGGATGGGCAAGGCCGACCGAATCATCGAACTCCCGAAGGGGGCGGCCGAGGATGTCGACGTCGGCGATGTGGTCCGTGTTACCGAGTGA
- a CDS encoding (R)-citramalate synthase: protein MTDGSGDRARLFGSGLGTSPDDVGVQFLDTTLRDGEQAPGVSLTPEEKARIARALDRAEIDVIEAGSACTGPGERETISRVAELDLDATVTSFARGVQNDIDLALECDVDGIDLVVPASDQHIEDKIGTSHEDNVRSTVELVEYATDHGLWVEVIGEDGSRADLDYLEELMGAALDAGADRVCYADTVGHATPDRTFEAVSRLAALGPTSTHTHDDLGLAVTNVMASLSAGAEMVHGTINGIGERAGNVALEEVAIALDHGYGIETLALEQVYDLAQLIASATGIPLAPNKAVVGENAFTHESGIHTDGTLKDESMYEPYPPEKVGRERRLALGKHAGRAGVKAALDEHDIEVSEDDLAEIVARVKELGERGKRVTDADLLTIAEEVQGRERERRVELLELTAVSGSSVPTASIRLEVDGEEREEAATGTGPVDAAMQAAEAALSHTADAQLESYHVDAITGGHDAIVTVEVEMSRGDDYVTVSASEADITRASVEAMVDAMDRLVASDPEAAIADD, encoded by the coding sequence ATGACTGACGGCTCCGGCGACCGAGCGAGGCTGTTTGGCAGCGGCCTCGGAACGTCGCCCGACGACGTCGGCGTACAGTTTCTCGATACCACGCTACGCGACGGCGAGCAAGCGCCGGGTGTCTCGCTGACTCCCGAGGAGAAAGCCCGGATCGCACGGGCGCTCGATCGCGCCGAGATCGACGTGATCGAGGCCGGCAGCGCCTGTACCGGCCCCGGCGAACGCGAGACCATCTCCCGGGTCGCCGAACTGGATCTGGACGCGACGGTCACCAGCTTCGCCCGCGGCGTCCAGAACGATATCGACCTCGCGCTGGAGTGTGACGTCGACGGGATCGATCTGGTCGTCCCGGCCAGCGACCAGCACATCGAGGACAAGATCGGCACCTCCCACGAGGACAACGTCCGTTCTACTGTGGAACTGGTCGAGTACGCCACAGACCACGGCCTGTGGGTCGAGGTCATCGGTGAGGACGGCTCGCGGGCCGACCTGGACTACCTCGAAGAGCTGATGGGCGCGGCGCTGGACGCCGGTGCAGATCGGGTCTGCTACGCCGACACCGTCGGCCACGCCACGCCCGACCGCACCTTCGAGGCCGTCTCGCGACTCGCAGCGCTGGGGCCGACGAGCACCCACACTCACGACGATCTCGGACTCGCTGTGACGAACGTGATGGCCTCGTTGTCGGCGGGCGCGGAGATGGTCCACGGGACGATCAACGGGATCGGCGAGCGCGCCGGTAACGTCGCCCTCGAAGAGGTCGCCATCGCGCTCGATCACGGCTACGGGATCGAGACGCTGGCTCTCGAACAGGTGTACGACCTCGCGCAACTGATCGCCTCTGCCACGGGTATTCCGTTGGCTCCCAACAAGGCCGTCGTCGGCGAGAACGCCTTCACCCACGAGTCGGGCATCCACACCGACGGCACGCTCAAAGACGAGTCGATGTACGAGCCCTATCCCCCGGAGAAGGTGGGTAGGGAGCGTCGGCTCGCCCTGGGCAAACACGCCGGACGCGCGGGCGTAAAGGCCGCTCTCGACGAGCACGATATCGAGGTTTCCGAGGACGATCTGGCCGAGATCGTCGCTCGCGTGAAGGAACTGGGCGAGCGCGGCAAGCGCGTCACCGACGCCGACCTGCTGACCATCGCCGAGGAGGTCCAGGGCCGCGAGCGCGAGCGCCGCGTCGAACTCCTCGAACTGACTGCCGTTTCGGGATCGTCGGTCCCGACCGCCAGCATTCGACTGGAAGTCGACGGCGAGGAACGCGAGGAAGCCGCGACCGGGACCGGGCCGGTCGACGCCGCCATGCAGGCCGCCGAGGCCGCCCTCAGCCACACCGCGGATGCCCAGCTGGAGTCCTATCACGTCGACGCGATCACCGGCGGCCACGACGCAATCGTCACCGTCGAGGTCGAGATGTCCCGCGGCGACGACTACGTGACCGTCAGCGCCAGCGAGGCCGACATCACCCGCGCGTCGGTCGAAGCCATGGTCGACGCGATGGATCGCCTCGTCGCGAGCGATCCCGAGGCCGCGATCGCTGACGACTAG
- a CDS encoding class I SAM-dependent DNA methyltransferase: protein MVDQGYEGEHAQFYDALPVLAERGDTEFYVDRANDVDGPVLELACGTGRIYLDLLEAGVDADGFDASADALARLREKAVDRDLDPTVWQADMAGFAVDRRYELLICPFNTFQHLLTVADQLAALESVYDALAPGGAFVFDVFVPGFDVICEEYGEWSTTEVDYRDKAHEYRERSRVVDEVAQQFRFESELRAADGEVVFSIGHDLTMLPTREVELLARLSPFSEWSVQGDFEDRPLRDGDSTQVWTLRK from the coding sequence ATGGTCGATCAGGGCTACGAAGGCGAGCACGCACAGTTCTACGACGCCCTCCCGGTCCTGGCCGAGCGCGGGGACACCGAGTTCTACGTCGACCGCGCGAACGACGTCGACGGACCTGTGCTGGAGCTGGCCTGCGGGACTGGGCGGATCTACCTCGACCTGCTCGAGGCGGGCGTCGACGCCGACGGCTTCGACGCCTCGGCCGACGCCCTGGCGCGGCTCCGGGAGAAGGCCGTAGATCGGGATCTAGACCCGACGGTCTGGCAGGCCGACATGGCCGGCTTCGCGGTCGACCGGCGCTACGAGTTGCTCATCTGCCCGTTCAACACGTTCCAGCACCTCCTGACGGTCGCGGACCAGCTCGCGGCCCTGGAGTCCGTCTACGACGCCCTCGCCCCCGGCGGTGCGTTCGTCTTCGACGTGTTCGTCCCGGGTTTCGACGTCATCTGCGAGGAGTACGGCGAGTGGAGCACGACCGAAGTCGACTACCGCGACAAGGCCCACGAGTACCGGGAGCGATCGCGGGTCGTCGACGAGGTCGCCCAGCAGTTCCGTTTCGAGAGCGAACTCCGCGCCGCCGACGGCGAGGTCGTCTTCTCGATCGGGCACGACCTGACGATGCTCCCCACACGCGAGGTCGAACTCCTGGCACGCCTCTCGCCGTTTTCGGAGTGGTCGGTTCAGGGTGACTTCGAAGATCGGCCGCTCCGGGACGGCGATTCGACGCAGGTCTGGACGCTCCGGAAGTGA
- a CDS encoding alpha-amylase domain-containing protein encodes MADSEPQAGISRRGVLKGIGGAVAAATAGVGFAQSATADAGESVALQYFHEDWQTITDDLGRVGSLGFDAIWIQQPAESMLDWSDQGGRNEPPLGYQPVDYRNFDSSFGTEAELQTLIDTAHDNDVEVIVDTVLNHMANASADAFPQFEREHFHNQGGIEQWAYSFDSGDSRCFENGETGGTPKDPDRIECDPSIIENSALLGLRDLDQDQAYVREQLKNYVDKIASLGADGHRFDGAKHMPESFFANYANQWAADNGMFRVGEVYSGNREYLRGYANTGPGMYVFDFALYYTMQGVFDGGDMSRLEGAGLIATDPGKSMPFVENHDVAAPSQYELAHAFMLSSEGYPMLYNLFADNLLANDNIMNAVWVKKNLAGGQTIWRHTDEDLAVFEREGNLLTGLNNGDSDRTVTVETSWTEQELRDYAGNAENVTTAGDGSVEITVPADGWVFYAETGQGEPTDGIGREVPQITLRVEAPTAEDESVYFTGSTSSLTNWGGGVEGTENDGVWEVTIDDPGRFEWKTRRGPAGGSGDVWEDGENHDHTTLEPTHQGWEDGFGGSASPPTAEFSVTPSEPTVGEQITFDASASSDPDGDIQSYQWEFTGDETDSATGEEVTRTFDAPGTYEVALTVADGSESTADASTTTQVVVESAEESDPTTTTDEPEQTTTTTESDSTTTDDDQETTPSGSGDGPGFTTVTALTGLAGAGLAAARRGDDEE; translated from the coding sequence ATGGCAGATTCCGAACCACAGGCGGGTATCTCACGCCGGGGCGTGCTGAAGGGGATCGGGGGAGCGGTCGCCGCAGCGACAGCAGGCGTCGGCTTCGCACAGTCCGCAACGGCGGACGCGGGCGAGTCGGTCGCCCTCCAGTACTTCCACGAGGACTGGCAGACGATCACGGACGACCTCGGCCGCGTCGGGTCGCTGGGGTTCGACGCCATCTGGATCCAGCAACCGGCCGAGTCGATGCTGGACTGGTCCGACCAGGGCGGCCGCAACGAGCCGCCGCTCGGGTACCAGCCGGTCGACTACCGCAACTTCGATAGTTCGTTCGGGACCGAAGCGGAACTGCAGACGCTGATCGACACGGCCCACGATAACGACGTCGAGGTCATCGTCGACACGGTCCTGAACCACATGGCCAACGCCAGCGCCGACGCCTTCCCGCAGTTCGAACGCGAGCACTTCCACAATCAGGGCGGGATCGAGCAGTGGGCCTACAGCTTCGATTCGGGTGACAGCCGCTGTTTCGAGAACGGAGAGACGGGCGGGACACCGAAGGATCCCGATCGGATCGAGTGCGATCCGTCTATCATCGAGAACTCGGCGCTGCTCGGCCTCCGGGACCTCGACCAGGACCAGGCGTACGTCCGCGAGCAACTGAAGAACTACGTCGACAAGATCGCCAGCCTCGGCGCCGACGGCCACCGCTTCGACGGCGCGAAACACATGCCCGAATCGTTCTTCGCGAACTACGCTAACCAGTGGGCCGCGGACAACGGGATGTTCCGGGTCGGCGAGGTGTATTCGGGCAACCGCGAGTACCTGCGCGGCTACGCGAACACCGGCCCGGGAATGTACGTCTTCGACTTCGCGCTGTACTACACGATGCAAGGCGTCTTCGACGGCGGCGACATGAGCCGTCTCGAAGGGGCCGGACTGATCGCGACGGATCCGGGCAAGTCGATGCCGTTCGTCGAGAATCACGACGTAGCGGCCCCCAGTCAGTACGAACTCGCCCACGCGTTCATGCTCAGCAGCGAAGGATATCCGATGCTGTACAATCTCTTCGCCGACAATCTGTTGGCAAACGACAACATCATGAACGCGGTGTGGGTCAAGAAGAACCTCGCCGGCGGCCAGACCATCTGGCGACACACCGACGAGGACCTCGCCGTGTTCGAGCGCGAGGGGAACCTCCTCACAGGGCTGAACAACGGCGATTCGGACCGCACGGTGACCGTCGAGACCTCGTGGACCGAGCAGGAACTCCGCGACTACGCCGGCAACGCCGAAAACGTCACTACCGCCGGTGACGGCTCGGTCGAGATCACCGTCCCTGCCGACGGCTGGGTGTTCTACGCCGAGACGGGACAGGGCGAGCCCACCGACGGAATCGGGCGGGAGGTCCCCCAGATCACCCTCCGTGTCGAGGCCCCGACTGCCGAGGACGAGTCGGTGTATTTCACGGGGAGCACGTCCTCGCTAACGAACTGGGGCGGCGGCGTCGAAGGAACCGAGAACGACGGCGTCTGGGAGGTCACGATCGACGATCCGGGACGCTTCGAGTGGAAGACCCGTCGCGGCCCCGCCGGCGGATCGGGCGACGTCTGGGAGGACGGCGAGAATCACGACCACACGACGCTCGAACCCACCCATCAGGGCTGGGAAGACGGCTTCGGCGGCAGCGCGAGCCCCCCCACTGCCGAGTTCTCCGTCACGCCATCCGAGCCGACAGTGGGCGAGCAGATCACCTTCGACGCGTCTGCCTCCTCGGATCCGGACGGCGACATCCAGTCCTACCAGTGGGAGTTCACTGGCGACGAGACGGACAGTGCGACCGGAGAGGAAGTGACTCGTACCTTCGACGCCCCGGGCACCTACGAGGTCGCGCTGACCGTCGCCGACGGCAGCGAATCGACCGCGGACGCTTCGACGACGACGCAGGTCGTGGTCGAGTCAGCAGAGGAGTCAGATCCGACAACCACGACAGACGAGCCCGAGCAGACGACCACGACGACCGAATCGGACTCGACGACCACGGACGACGACCAGGAGACGACCCCCTCGGGGAGTGGCGACGGCCCCGGGTTCACGACCGTCACGGCACTCACCGGGCTGGCCGGTGCCGGCCTCGCCGCCGCGCGACGAGGAGACGACGAGGAGTAG
- a CDS encoding MBL fold metallo-hydrolase, producing MVTELTDGVWWFDLRGVNAYLVEDGEAVTLVDAGIPYDHRRLVGGLDQLGYSPRDLDRVLVTHYDFDHVGGLGRLPRFDGTIYAGAPDAPLIAGDRKPEWRTHKGFSQRVTAPLLSAPADPVEPLDDGDTVGSFTVYHTPGHTTGHVCYVSESLSVAFLGDLVRESGGRLEASPWALSEDTDQVRASIRRLADDAPDFEVAAMGHGVPFRENGSRRLRELADRL from the coding sequence ATGGTGACAGAACTGACCGACGGGGTCTGGTGGTTCGACCTCCGCGGGGTGAACGCCTACCTCGTCGAGGACGGCGAGGCCGTGACGCTGGTCGACGCTGGGATCCCATACGACCACCGGAGACTGGTCGGCGGACTCGACCAGCTCGGGTACTCCCCACGTGATCTCGACCGAGTGCTGGTCACCCACTACGACTTCGATCACGTCGGTGGTCTCGGACGACTCCCCCGTTTCGACGGAACGATCTACGCCGGCGCACCAGACGCCCCACTGATCGCTGGCGACCGGAAACCCGAGTGGCGCACCCACAAGGGTTTCTCCCAGCGCGTCACCGCCCCGCTGCTCTCTGCACCTGCCGATCCCGTCGAGCCACTCGACGACGGGGACACCGTCGGCAGCTTCACCGTCTACCACACCCCCGGGCATACGACAGGGCACGTTTGCTACGTCAGCGAATCCCTCTCAGTCGCGTTTCTCGGCGACCTCGTCCGCGAATCCGGCGGCCGACTCGAAGCCTCACCCTGGGCGCTGAGCGAAGACACCGATCAGGTCCGGGCGAGTATCCGACGGCTGGCCGACGACGCACCCGACTTCGAGGTGGCCGCCATGGGCCACGGCGTCCCGTTCCGCGAGAACGGCAGCCGGCGACTCCGGGAACTGGCCGACCGCCTGTAG
- a CDS encoding MogA/MoaB family molybdenum cofactor biosynthesis protein, which produces MIDFQERDTTRGVSDDGDDTEQVEDEHGGEGEANGRDEDREVHEQGDEHDHTDHDHHHHDVETLGAAVLTVSSTRTTKDDPAGDAIVAALETEGHEIATREVVRDDYDNVQAAVDAVVGRGDVDAVVTAGGTGVTPDDVTIEAVRPLFEKELPGFGELFRRLSFEEIGTKVVGTRATAGVADGVPVFCLPGSENAARLGAEEIVVAEAGHLAGLATRE; this is translated from the coding sequence ATGATCGACTTCCAGGAGCGCGACACCACCCGCGGGGTGAGCGACGACGGCGACGACACCGAACAGGTCGAAGACGAACACGGTGGCGAAGGTGAAGCGAACGGCCGCGACGAGGACCGCGAAGTTCACGAGCAGGGCGACGAACACGATCACACCGATCACGATCATCATCACCACGACGTCGAGACGCTGGGCGCGGCGGTGCTGACGGTCTCCTCGACCCGGACGACGAAGGACGATCCCGCGGGCGACGCGATCGTGGCTGCACTCGAAACCGAGGGCCACGAGATCGCCACACGAGAGGTCGTCCGCGACGACTACGACAACGTCCAAGCCGCCGTCGACGCCGTGGTCGGCCGCGGCGACGTCGACGCCGTCGTCACGGCGGGCGGCACGGGCGTCACGCCAGACGACGTGACGATCGAAGCAGTACGGCCGCTCTTCGAGAAGGAACTGCCGGGATTCGGCGAACTCTTCCGACGACTCTCCTTCGAGGAGATCGGGACGAAGGTCGTCGGGACCCGCGCGACCGCGGGGGTCGCCGACGGCGTCCCCGTGTTCTGTCTCCCAGGGAGTGAAAACGCCGCCAGACTGGGTGCCGAAGAGATTGTCGTCGCGGAAGCCGGCCACCTGGCAGGGCTGGCGACCCGAGAGTGA
- a CDS encoding carboxymuconolactone decarboxylase family protein: protein MVDDPDVDDLPEVPSELAREHPSVWEQYNELGAACADAGPIDGETRRLVKLALAIGAESEGAVHSHVRRGLEEGVDPEALEHVALLSIPTLGFPQAMAARSWIGDETE, encoded by the coding sequence ATGGTAGACGACCCAGACGTCGACGACCTGCCGGAAGTACCGAGCGAACTCGCCCGCGAACATCCCAGCGTGTGGGAACAATACAACGAACTCGGGGCGGCCTGTGCCGACGCGGGTCCGATCGACGGCGAGACCAGACGACTGGTGAAGCTGGCGCTGGCGATCGGGGCCGAATCGGAGGGTGCGGTCCACTCACACGTCCGACGCGGCCTCGAAGAGGGCGTCGATCCAGAGGCTCTCGAACACGTCGCCCTGCTGTCGATCCCGACGCTGGGGTTCCCGCAGGCGATGGCCGCCCGCAGCTGGATCGGCGACGAAACCGAGTGA
- a CDS encoding zinc-binding dehydrogenase, producing MQAVQLTDHGGREVLTYGEVPDPEPDADEVLVDVRAGALNHLDVWTRRGLPGLDLDFPHIPGSDAAGVVTAVGSEVTRFEPGDHVTVWAGVSCGSCEFCRRGEPTLCVDYHVLGEHVPGVHAEQIAVPEDNLLPVPEGVDWSTAAAAPLVFGTAWRMLIERGDLSAGESVLVLGASGGVGHAAVQIAAHAGCEVFATAGTAEKRAYAAEIGADHTIDYTEDDFARAVRAETGERGVDVVVDHVGADTWDDSLRALARGGRVLTCGATTGGRPQTNLDRIFWSQLSVIGSTMAAPGTAERACQSVWDGTFEVRIRETLPMSRVARGHELLEGREGFGKVVVVPDGAYDG from the coding sequence ATGCAGGCCGTCCAACTGACCGACCACGGGGGCCGGGAGGTCCTCACCTACGGCGAGGTTCCCGACCCCGAACCTGACGCCGACGAGGTGCTCGTCGACGTCCGGGCAGGCGCGCTGAACCACCTCGACGTCTGGACCCGCCGCGGTCTCCCGGGCCTCGACCTCGACTTTCCACATATTCCCGGCAGCGACGCGGCGGGCGTAGTCACCGCGGTCGGAAGCGAGGTCACGCGATTCGAACCCGGTGATCACGTCACCGTCTGGGCCGGGGTCTCCTGTGGCTCCTGTGAGTTCTGTCGCCGCGGCGAGCCGACGCTGTGTGTCGACTATCACGTCCTCGGCGAGCACGTTCCGGGCGTCCACGCCGAGCAGATCGCCGTCCCCGAGGACAACCTCCTCCCCGTGCCCGAAGGCGTCGATTGGTCGACGGCGGCGGCCGCGCCGCTGGTGTTCGGGACCGCCTGGCGGATGTTGATCGAGCGCGGCGACCTCTCGGCGGGCGAGTCGGTCCTCGTGCTCGGGGCCAGCGGCGGGGTCGGCCACGCGGCGGTCCAGATCGCCGCCCACGCCGGCTGTGAGGTGTTCGCGACCGCCGGCACGGCCGAGAAGCGAGCGTACGCCGCCGAGATCGGGGCCGACCACACGATCGACTACACCGAGGACGACTTCGCCCGGGCGGTCCGGGCGGAGACGGGCGAGCGCGGGGTCGACGTCGTGGTCGATCACGTCGGCGCGGACACGTGGGACGACTCCTTGCGCGCGCTCGCTCGCGGCGGGCGCGTGCTCACCTGCGGGGCGACCACGGGCGGGCGGCCACAGACGAACCTCGATCGAATCTTCTGGAGCCAGCTGTCGGTGATCGGCTCGACGATGGCCGCGCCGGGGACCGCCGAGCGCGCCTGCCAGTCGGTCTGGGACGGGACCTTCGAGGTCAGAATTCGCGAGACGCTGCCGATGAGCCGCGTCGCTCGCGGGCACGAACTGCTCGAAGGTCGCGAGGGGTTCGGGAAGGTTGTCGTCGTTCCGGACGGTGCGTACGATGGGTGA
- a CDS encoding sensor histidine kinase: MPSSFYLPLVLLVSLSGVGLALFAWVNRETPGAGPIALLLFAASLWTLTDALSVFSLETVFWARMKLSVSAVLPLAWLLVVVEYTGRERWLAGPRLLALLVEPLVFAALVWSNDSHHLVWETTRVVRGGDQLVFAGVEGLAFWGHLVYAYALVAIGAAILLRLLLRTDGIFRSQSTALLASIVFPMTVNALYVFDYLQPGVDPTGIAFVLTGTVLAGSMLRQHLLDVSPATRELGREEVIEQLDDPVFIVDGSGTVVDLNPAGESLLETSATEAIGRELPALLPALESALDAGGEISFESAGVRRHYDVSVSELDRAYGRVTGRIVSLRDVTERTQREQRLDVMNRLFRHNLRNEMNVVRGNAELLRSRVDDEQRERADRIITTVDEIVGRSDKVRTLSQSLEGDPSQTLDLGSILRSIVASIRSEYPDARVTLDAPEACQVTGDPSIEVAVVELMENAIEHASGEVAVSVTLTALDDTRVEVRVEDDGPGIPEQELQVLQSRTETPMEHGSGFGLWLVTWVVERVGGSIEFDVGETGTTATVRLPRAGPDD; this comes from the coding sequence ATGCCATCTTCGTTCTATCTCCCGCTTGTACTCCTCGTCTCTCTCTCGGGTGTCGGGCTGGCGCTGTTCGCCTGGGTCAACCGCGAGACGCCCGGAGCGGGCCCCATCGCGCTGTTGCTGTTCGCGGCGAGCCTCTGGACGCTGACCGACGCGCTGAGCGTCTTCTCTCTGGAGACGGTCTTCTGGGCGCGGATGAAGCTCTCGGTCTCGGCGGTGCTCCCGCTGGCGTGGCTGCTGGTCGTCGTCGAGTACACTGGGCGCGAGCGCTGGCTCGCCGGGCCTCGGCTGCTGGCGCTGCTGGTCGAACCGCTGGTCTTTGCGGCGCTCGTCTGGAGCAACGACAGCCATCACCTCGTCTGGGAGACGACCCGGGTCGTCCGGGGCGGCGATCAGCTGGTCTTCGCCGGCGTCGAGGGCCTGGCGTTCTGGGGCCATCTCGTCTACGCGTACGCGCTGGTCGCGATCGGGGCTGCGATCCTCCTTCGGCTGTTGTTGCGGACCGACGGGATCTTCAGATCCCAGAGCACGGCGCTGCTGGCGTCGATCGTCTTTCCGATGACGGTCAACGCGCTGTACGTCTTCGACTATCTTCAGCCCGGGGTCGATCCCACCGGGATCGCGTTCGTGCTCACCGGGACCGTCCTCGCGGGGTCGATGCTCCGCCAGCACCTGCTCGACGTCAGCCCCGCGACACGCGAACTCGGACGCGAGGAGGTGATCGAGCAACTCGACGATCCGGTGTTCATCGTCGACGGCTCGGGAACTGTCGTGGACCTCAATCCCGCCGGCGAGTCGTTGCTGGAGACGTCGGCGACCGAGGCGATCGGCCGCGAGCTCCCGGCGCTACTCCCCGCGCTCGAATCGGCACTCGACGCAGGCGGTGAGATATCCTTCGAGTCGGCTGGTGTCCGTCGCCACTACGACGTCAGTGTCTCGGAACTGGACCGCGCCTACGGGCGGGTAACCGGCCGGATCGTCAGCCTCCGAGACGTGACCGAGCGCACCCAGCGCGAGCAACGCCTGGACGTGATGAATCGCCTCTTCAGGCACAATCTCCGCAACGAGATGAACGTCGTCCGGGGCAATGCCGAGTTGCTCCGATCCCGTGTCGACGACGAGCAGCGCGAGCGGGCCGACCGAATCATCACGACCGTCGACGAAATCGTCGGGCGGAGCGACAAGGTCAGAACCCTCTCTCAGTCGCTCGAAGGCGACCCATCCCAGACGCTGGATCTGGGGTCGATTCTCCGGTCGATCGTCGCGTCGATTCGCTCGGAGTATCCCGACGCGAGGGTGACGCTGGACGCGCCCGAGGCGTGTCAGGTCACCGGCGATCCTTCGATCGAGGTCGCCGTCGTCGAACTCATGGAGAACGCTATCGAACACGCGAGCGGTGAGGTAGCGGTCTCGGTGACGTTGACGGCGCTGGACGACACTCGCGTCGAGGTGCGCGTCGAAGACGACGGGCCAGGGATTCCCGAGCAGGAGCTGCAGGTCCTCCAGTCTCGAACCGAGACGCCGATGGAACACGGCAGCGGCTTCGGGCTGTGGCTGGTGACCTGGGTGGTCGAGCGCGTCGGCGGGTCGATCGAGTTCGATGTCGGCGAGACTGGGACGACGGCTACCGTCCGGCTGCCACGCGCGGGCCCGGACGACTAA
- a CDS encoding pyridoxamine 5'-phosphate oxidase family protein, which yields MPSIPTVYHDLFEKATFAHVTTMTSEGKPHTTPVWIDYDADDDRVLVNTERGRRKERNVATDPTVSVSMVDPDNPYRFLSVTGEVTEITTEGAREHIDALAERYMGKSEYPNPIETERVILRIRADEVLTGG from the coding sequence GTGCCATCGATACCCACAGTATACCACGACCTCTTCGAGAAGGCGACGTTCGCACACGTAACGACGATGACCTCCGAAGGAAAGCCCCACACGACGCCGGTCTGGATCGACTACGACGCCGACGACGACCGAGTGCTGGTCAACACCGAGCGCGGCCGTCGAAAGGAACGCAACGTCGCGACCGATCCGACGGTGTCGGTGAGCATGGTCGATCCCGACAATCCCTATCGGTTCCTCTCGGTGACGGGCGAAGTGACCGAGATAACGACCGAGGGTGCGCGCGAACACATCGACGCGCTGGCGGAGCGATACATGGGCAAATCCGAGTATCCGAATCCCATCGAAACCGAGCGCGTGATCCTGCGGATTCGGGCCGACGAGGTGCTGACCGGGGGTTAG